The Nicotiana tabacum cultivar K326 chromosome 14, ASM71507v2, whole genome shotgun sequence genome contains a region encoding:
- the LOC107797221 gene encoding uncharacterized protein LOC107797221 isoform X2, which translates to MEKRLRSSLKTSAQEFLSSTAKLGFNKSIKPSLKTLIHTLTSSSDLTTTLPLALHHSISQSIRKYKTLTDSNSTEDAVLSPQTPPTKRLRRSARNKRNGEEENEDKTQLLVENFRFYAYISFLCVSHPKKAFSDSDLLPAVRELHDNLILFESDSVLLSEIANLCEEWWKEDLCGKETLISQSLPFLLSRALTLKKKVYVHRVYMLREAFTLLDFEDESIEDLKHLMMRCVISPLFLKTEDGRKFIAFTFGLSLQVLKEALAMLKSQIPFGRKSVLEAYGEVLFRAWQAAEGLSKDEIENNFLQGLIDSCIHASSGELAVSIRKVLGGFVNQRTTEGVEKLLFRLAEPVIFRSLQVANSNVRQNSLHLFLDLFPLEDPDATMEGKDTLLDKQFFLLDRLLMDECPDVRAVAVEGCCRILHLFWEIIPSPTITKTLTKIFDHMIHDECTEVRLSTVNAMIYLLGNPHSHEVLKVLLPRMGNLILDTSPPVRAAVVDLLLTLTDLRNFQFHKVVHIDLLLSTLANDQPMIGQKLTKLLLPSYFPSKVNLREACKRCVTLLKRCPLAGARFCEFAVSEGISLQSWMELLKILISLVVSPGKLEEEQIDGSIIAASHLCIYLVRDGSYHTKLKEELSGERLKRLFGVATSACAQASVCNIISSICPDAVDDLFDECMTLVTNCGDLSNSLEKQAEVRSVHKMMLSCSWFDEMFEILARLLQRTASQCHKKFGTELVKFSVPSTKRGNTKSSIKLSSKSKHVKEKKMFGKVKCSFKEEYEITVGVAWQIKDLLLSENTRNAILRSGSLETIFLSLKAISEDNNLGGDKNVNKKRRTESTNEASEETALELTMDHLLGCTNKLFGIPSSELSDLGGDGSDFAKQQRTLNVVKMLTAVLKFIADALTMDLVDKSQEECLSFTLEYIKFIISSLREHSGEELQFTEDMLKEIYLCLKSSFTYVAKLVNVVLKSFSEASQPLLGAFDIANELLNLYVSIEEYLGYGYAVRLFPAVKPWVPDLILALGSLNLMKQIPGGKSSSFNPKDDLPLWVSTLARTELAEQQDISSDEEPDRISKMEGFKTFKKLVNVMVQLLRANHNVLDAVGLTLLNNLLVGLKSKNFDVVLGLLHFVCVKLVRHEEREWKELTSMLTSLQQIYHQLELEKESCNGEDARQVLQSARALVEPVWKCYLSDDGRNSFEEE; encoded by the exons ATGGAGAAAAGACTTCGTTCTTCGCTCAAAACCTCAGCGCAAGAATTCCTCTCGTCAACGGCAAAATTAGGGTTTAATAAATCCATTAAACCCTCACTCAAAACCCTAATTCACACCCTCACTTCTTCGTCAGATCTCACTACTACTCTTCCTCTCGCCCTACACCACTCAATCTCGCAGTCTATCAGGAAATACAAAACCCTAACTGATTCTAACTCCACCGAAGACGCCGTTTTATCTCCTCAAACGCCGCCGACGAAACGGCTCCGTCGATCTGCGCGGAACAAGAGGAACGGCGAAGAAGAAAACGAAGATAAGACGCAATTGCTCGTTGAAAATTTTCGTTTTTATGCTTACATTTCGTTTTTATGTGTTTCTCATCCAAAAAAGGCCTTTTCTGATTCTGATTTATTGCCGGCGGTTCGAGAGTTACATGATAATTTGATTTTATTTGAGTCTGATTCTGTTTTGTTATCTGAAATTGCTAATTTATGTGAAGAGTGGTGGAAGGAGGATTTATGTGGGAAAGAAACTCTAATTTCTCAGTCATTGCCGTTTCTGTTGTCGAGGGCGTTGACATTGAAGAAGAAAGTGTATGTGCATAGGGTTTATATGCTAAGAGAGGCGTTTACGTTGCTAGATTTCGAGGATGAGAGTATCGAGGATTTGAAGCATTTAATGATGCGTTGTGTGATTTCGCCTCTGTTTTTGAAGACGGAGGATGGGAGGAAATTTATCGCGTTTACATTTGGTTTGAGTTTGCAGGTTCTGAAAGAGGCATTGGCTATGCTTAAATCCCAGATCCCATTTGGGCGTAAGTCTGTGTTGGAGGCATATGGAGAGGTTCTTTTTCGGGCGTGGCAGGCAGCCGAAGGGCTGTCTAAGGATGAGATTGAGAACAACTTCTTGCAGGGGTTGATAGATAGCTGTATACATGCAAGTTCAGGGGAGCTTGCTGTGTCTATTAGAAAAGTTTTAGGGGGTTTTGTTAATCAGAGAACTACAGAGGGTGTTGAGAAGCTCCTTTTTCGTCTTGCCGAGCCCGTCATTTTCCGATCCTTGCAG GTTGCAAACTCAAATGTCCGACAAAATTCATTGCACTTATTTCTTGACCTATTCCCTCTTGAAGATCCTGATGCTACAATGGAGGGGAAAGACACACTCCTTGATAAACAGTTCTTTCTGCTGGACAGATTACTAATGGATGAGTGCCCTGATGTGCGGGCTGTAGCAGTTGAAGGTTGTTGCCGCATTCTTCATTTGTTTTGGGAAATTATCCCTTCACCAACAATCACTAAAACTCTTACCAAAATCTTTGATCATATGATACACGATGAATGCACTGAGGTTAGGTTGTCAACAGTAAATGCTATGATATACCTACTTGGAAACCCCCATTCTCACGAGGTCCTTAAAGTGCTTTTACCTAGAATGGGTAATTTGATTCTTGATACTTCTCCTCCAGTTCGTGCTGCAGTTGTAGATCTCCTTCTCACTTTAACTGATTTAAGAAATTTTCAGTTTCACAAG GTTGTGCATATAGACCTTTTGTTGTCTACACTTGCAAATGACCAACCAATGATTGGTCAAAAACTCACTAAGCTTCTCCTTCCTTCATACTTCCCCTCAAAAGTAAACCTGAGAGAAGCATGTAAGCGTTGTGTCACACTTTTAAAAAGGTGTCCTTTGGCTGGTGCAAGGTTCTGTGAATTTGCTGTGTCGGAAGGAATCTCGTTACAGTCATGGATGGAACTTTTGAAAATTCTTATCAGTTTGGTTGTATCACCTGGCAAGCTGGAGGAGGAGCAGATTGATGGTTCAATTATTGCAGCCTCCCACCTCTGTATCTATCTTGTACGTGATGGATCTTATCACACTAAACTTAAAGAGGAATTGTCTGGTGAAAGACTCAAGCGATTGTTTGGTGTTGCAACCTCAGCATGTGCCCAGGCCTCTGTCTGTAACATTATTTCAAGTATCTGTCCAGATGCAGTTGATGACCTTTTCGATGAATGCATGACCTTGGTAACAAATTGCGGAGATTTATCCAATTCTTTAGAAAAGCAAGCTGAGGTAAGGTCTGTCCACAAGATGATGCTATCTTGCAGTTGGTTTGACGAGATGTTTGAAATTCTAGCTAGGCTTCTGCAAAGAACTGCCTCCCAATGCCACAAAAAATTTGGAACAGAACTGGTAAAATTCAGTGTTCCGTCAACTAAACGGGGGAATACTAAGTCCTCCATCAAGCTCTCCTCTAAATCAAAGCATGTGAAGGAGAAAAAGATGTTCGGTAAGGTTAAATGTAGCTTCAAGGAAGAGTATGAAATCACTGTAGGAGTGGCTTGGCAGATAAAGGACCTCCTTTTATCTGAAAATACAAGAAATGCTATTCTACGCAGTGGAAGCTTAGAGACTATATTCCTTTCTTTGAAGGCCATATCTGAA GACAACAACTTAGGTGGAGACAAAAATGTCAATAAGAAGCGTAGAACGGAATCTACTAATGAAGCATCAGAG GAAACGGCATTGGAACTGACAATGGATCATCTTCTTGGCTGCACAAATAAGCTATTCGGGATACCATCTAGTGAATTATCTGACCTTGGCGGTGATG GATCTGATTTTGCTAAACAACAGAGGACATTGAATGTGGTGAAGATGCTAACTGCAGTGCTGAAGTTCATTGCTGATGCTCTTACGATGGATCTTGTCGATAAAAGCCAGGAGGAATGCCTATCTTTTACTCTGGAATACATTAAATTTATCATCTCAAGTTTAAGGGAACATTCTGGTGAGGAGCTGCAATTTACGGAAGACATGTTGAAAGAGATATATCTCTGTCTGAAGAGTTCCTTCACATATGTAGCCAAGTTGGTGAATGTAGTGCTTAAGAGTTTTTCTGAAGCGTCACAACCCTTATTGGGAGCTTTTGACATTGCCAATGAACTGTTAAACCTCTACGTTTCGATTGAAGAGTACTTGGGCTATGGATATGCAGTTCGTCTTTTTCCTGCAGTCAAACCATGGGTTCCTGATTTAATTCTGGCATTAGGATCTTTAAACCTGATGAAGCAGATTCCAGGAGGCAAATCTAGTTCTTTTAATCCAAAAGATGATCTTCCATTATGGGTATCCACATTAGCAAGGACTGAGCTGGCTGAACAACAAGATATAAGTTCTGATGAGGAGCCTGATAGAATTTCTAAGATGGAGGGCTTCAAGACATTCAAGAAACTTGTAAACGTAATGGTTCAGCTGTTGAGAGCTAACCATAATGTGCTGGATGCAGTTGGGCTGACTTTATTGAACAATTTGCTGGTTGGGCTGAAAAGCAAGAATTTTGATGTTGTGTTGGGGCTCCTGCATTTTGTGTGTGTTAAGCTAGTCAGACATGAGGAAAGAGAGTGGAAGGAACTTACATCAATGTTGACATCCCTCCAGCAGATCTACCATCAATTGGAGTTGGAAAAAGAATCATGTAACGGTGAGGATGCAAGGCAGGTGTTACAGAGTGCAAGGGCATTGGTTGAACCTGTTTGGAAATGTTATTTATCTGATGATGGGAGGAATTCCTTTGAAGAAGAGTAG
- the LOC107797218 gene encoding large ribosomal subunit protein uL24z-like — protein sequence MKYNPRVSSSRRKSRKAHFTAPSSVRRVLMSAPLSSDLRSKYNVRSMPVRKDDEVQVVRGTYKGREGKVVQVYRKKWVIHIERITREKVNGSTVNVGIHPSKTVITKLRLDKDRKSLIDRKAKGRAAADKDKGTKFTTEDIMQTVD from the coding sequence ATGAAGTACAATCCAAGAGTATCCTCCTCTCGCCGGAAAAGCCGAAAGGCCCATTTCACGGCCCCATCAAGCGTCCGCCGAGTGTTAATGAGCGCACCCCTTTCATCGGATTTACGTTCAAAGTACAACGTAAGATCTATGCCGGTAAGAAAAGACGACGAGGTTCAAGTCGTACGAGGAACATACAAGGGGCGTGAGGGTAAAGTTGTCCAAGTTTATCGCAAGAAATGGGTGATTCACATTGAGCGTATAACACGCGAGAAAGTTAATGGTTCCACTGTTAATGTTGGTATTCACCCATCTAAGACTGTTATTACTAAGCTCAGGCTTGATAAGGACCGTAAATCTTTGATTGATCGTAAGGCTAAGGGACGTGCTGCTGCTGATAAAGACAAGGGTACTAAGTTCACTACTGAGGATATTATGCAGACCGTTGATTAA
- the LOC107797221 gene encoding uncharacterized protein LOC107797221 isoform X1 translates to MEKRLRSSLKTSAQEFLSSTAKLGFNKSIKPSLKTLIHTLTSSSDLTTTLPLALHHSISQSIRKYKTLTDSNSTEDAVLSPQTPPTKRLRRSARNKRNGEEENEDKTQLLVENFRFYAYISFLCVSHPKKAFSDSDLLPAVRELHDNLILFESDSVLLSEIANLCEEWWKEDLCGKETLISQSLPFLLSRALTLKKKVYVHRVYMLREAFTLLDFEDESIEDLKHLMMRCVISPLFLKTEDGRKFIAFTFGLSLQVLKEALAMLKSQIPFGRKSVLEAYGEVLFRAWQAAEGLSKDEIENNFLQGLIDSCIHASSGELAVSIRKVLGGFVNQRTTEGVEKLLFRLAEPVIFRSLQVANSNVRQNSLHLFLDLFPLEDPDATMEGKDTLLDKQFFLLDRLLMDECPDVRAVAVEGCCRILHLFWEIIPSPTITKTLTKIFDHMIHDECTEVRLSTVNAMIYLLGNPHSHEVLKVLLPRMGNLILDTSPPVRAAVVDLLLTLTDLRNFQFHKVVHIDLLLSTLANDQPMIGQKLTKLLLPSYFPSKVNLREACKRCVTLLKRCPLAGARFCEFAVSEGISLQSWMELLKILISLVVSPGKLEEEQIDGSIIAASHLCIYLVRDGSYHTKLKEELSGERLKRLFGVATSACAQASVCNIISSICPDAVDDLFDECMTLVTNCGDLSNSLEKQAEVRSVHKMMLSCSWFDEMFEILARLLQRTASQCHKKFGTELVKFSVPSTKRGNTKSSIKLSSKSKHVKEKKMFGKVKCSFKEEYEITVGVAWQIKDLLLSENTRNAILRSGSLETIFLSLKAISEVSILQCTRCDYMRLSPILAYTALAFHMSFQDNNLGGDKNVNKKRRTESTNEASEETALELTMDHLLGCTNKLFGIPSSELSDLGGDGSDFAKQQRTLNVVKMLTAVLKFIADALTMDLVDKSQEECLSFTLEYIKFIISSLREHSGEELQFTEDMLKEIYLCLKSSFTYVAKLVNVVLKSFSEASQPLLGAFDIANELLNLYVSIEEYLGYGYAVRLFPAVKPWVPDLILALGSLNLMKQIPGGKSSSFNPKDDLPLWVSTLARTELAEQQDISSDEEPDRISKMEGFKTFKKLVNVMVQLLRANHNVLDAVGLTLLNNLLVGLKSKNFDVVLGLLHFVCVKLVRHEEREWKELTSMLTSLQQIYHQLELEKESCNGEDARQVLQSARALVEPVWKCYLSDDGRNSFEEE, encoded by the exons ATGGAGAAAAGACTTCGTTCTTCGCTCAAAACCTCAGCGCAAGAATTCCTCTCGTCAACGGCAAAATTAGGGTTTAATAAATCCATTAAACCCTCACTCAAAACCCTAATTCACACCCTCACTTCTTCGTCAGATCTCACTACTACTCTTCCTCTCGCCCTACACCACTCAATCTCGCAGTCTATCAGGAAATACAAAACCCTAACTGATTCTAACTCCACCGAAGACGCCGTTTTATCTCCTCAAACGCCGCCGACGAAACGGCTCCGTCGATCTGCGCGGAACAAGAGGAACGGCGAAGAAGAAAACGAAGATAAGACGCAATTGCTCGTTGAAAATTTTCGTTTTTATGCTTACATTTCGTTTTTATGTGTTTCTCATCCAAAAAAGGCCTTTTCTGATTCTGATTTATTGCCGGCGGTTCGAGAGTTACATGATAATTTGATTTTATTTGAGTCTGATTCTGTTTTGTTATCTGAAATTGCTAATTTATGTGAAGAGTGGTGGAAGGAGGATTTATGTGGGAAAGAAACTCTAATTTCTCAGTCATTGCCGTTTCTGTTGTCGAGGGCGTTGACATTGAAGAAGAAAGTGTATGTGCATAGGGTTTATATGCTAAGAGAGGCGTTTACGTTGCTAGATTTCGAGGATGAGAGTATCGAGGATTTGAAGCATTTAATGATGCGTTGTGTGATTTCGCCTCTGTTTTTGAAGACGGAGGATGGGAGGAAATTTATCGCGTTTACATTTGGTTTGAGTTTGCAGGTTCTGAAAGAGGCATTGGCTATGCTTAAATCCCAGATCCCATTTGGGCGTAAGTCTGTGTTGGAGGCATATGGAGAGGTTCTTTTTCGGGCGTGGCAGGCAGCCGAAGGGCTGTCTAAGGATGAGATTGAGAACAACTTCTTGCAGGGGTTGATAGATAGCTGTATACATGCAAGTTCAGGGGAGCTTGCTGTGTCTATTAGAAAAGTTTTAGGGGGTTTTGTTAATCAGAGAACTACAGAGGGTGTTGAGAAGCTCCTTTTTCGTCTTGCCGAGCCCGTCATTTTCCGATCCTTGCAG GTTGCAAACTCAAATGTCCGACAAAATTCATTGCACTTATTTCTTGACCTATTCCCTCTTGAAGATCCTGATGCTACAATGGAGGGGAAAGACACACTCCTTGATAAACAGTTCTTTCTGCTGGACAGATTACTAATGGATGAGTGCCCTGATGTGCGGGCTGTAGCAGTTGAAGGTTGTTGCCGCATTCTTCATTTGTTTTGGGAAATTATCCCTTCACCAACAATCACTAAAACTCTTACCAAAATCTTTGATCATATGATACACGATGAATGCACTGAGGTTAGGTTGTCAACAGTAAATGCTATGATATACCTACTTGGAAACCCCCATTCTCACGAGGTCCTTAAAGTGCTTTTACCTAGAATGGGTAATTTGATTCTTGATACTTCTCCTCCAGTTCGTGCTGCAGTTGTAGATCTCCTTCTCACTTTAACTGATTTAAGAAATTTTCAGTTTCACAAG GTTGTGCATATAGACCTTTTGTTGTCTACACTTGCAAATGACCAACCAATGATTGGTCAAAAACTCACTAAGCTTCTCCTTCCTTCATACTTCCCCTCAAAAGTAAACCTGAGAGAAGCATGTAAGCGTTGTGTCACACTTTTAAAAAGGTGTCCTTTGGCTGGTGCAAGGTTCTGTGAATTTGCTGTGTCGGAAGGAATCTCGTTACAGTCATGGATGGAACTTTTGAAAATTCTTATCAGTTTGGTTGTATCACCTGGCAAGCTGGAGGAGGAGCAGATTGATGGTTCAATTATTGCAGCCTCCCACCTCTGTATCTATCTTGTACGTGATGGATCTTATCACACTAAACTTAAAGAGGAATTGTCTGGTGAAAGACTCAAGCGATTGTTTGGTGTTGCAACCTCAGCATGTGCCCAGGCCTCTGTCTGTAACATTATTTCAAGTATCTGTCCAGATGCAGTTGATGACCTTTTCGATGAATGCATGACCTTGGTAACAAATTGCGGAGATTTATCCAATTCTTTAGAAAAGCAAGCTGAGGTAAGGTCTGTCCACAAGATGATGCTATCTTGCAGTTGGTTTGACGAGATGTTTGAAATTCTAGCTAGGCTTCTGCAAAGAACTGCCTCCCAATGCCACAAAAAATTTGGAACAGAACTGGTAAAATTCAGTGTTCCGTCAACTAAACGGGGGAATACTAAGTCCTCCATCAAGCTCTCCTCTAAATCAAAGCATGTGAAGGAGAAAAAGATGTTCGGTAAGGTTAAATGTAGCTTCAAGGAAGAGTATGAAATCACTGTAGGAGTGGCTTGGCAGATAAAGGACCTCCTTTTATCTGAAAATACAAGAAATGCTATTCTACGCAGTGGAAGCTTAGAGACTATATTCCTTTCTTTGAAGGCCATATCTGAAGTTAGCATTCTACAATGTACACGATGTGATTATATGAGATTGTCACCAATTTTGGCATACACAGCTCTTGCTTTTCACATGTCTTTTCAGGACAACAACTTAGGTGGAGACAAAAATGTCAATAAGAAGCGTAGAACGGAATCTACTAATGAAGCATCAGAG GAAACGGCATTGGAACTGACAATGGATCATCTTCTTGGCTGCACAAATAAGCTATTCGGGATACCATCTAGTGAATTATCTGACCTTGGCGGTGATG GATCTGATTTTGCTAAACAACAGAGGACATTGAATGTGGTGAAGATGCTAACTGCAGTGCTGAAGTTCATTGCTGATGCTCTTACGATGGATCTTGTCGATAAAAGCCAGGAGGAATGCCTATCTTTTACTCTGGAATACATTAAATTTATCATCTCAAGTTTAAGGGAACATTCTGGTGAGGAGCTGCAATTTACGGAAGACATGTTGAAAGAGATATATCTCTGTCTGAAGAGTTCCTTCACATATGTAGCCAAGTTGGTGAATGTAGTGCTTAAGAGTTTTTCTGAAGCGTCACAACCCTTATTGGGAGCTTTTGACATTGCCAATGAACTGTTAAACCTCTACGTTTCGATTGAAGAGTACTTGGGCTATGGATATGCAGTTCGTCTTTTTCCTGCAGTCAAACCATGGGTTCCTGATTTAATTCTGGCATTAGGATCTTTAAACCTGATGAAGCAGATTCCAGGAGGCAAATCTAGTTCTTTTAATCCAAAAGATGATCTTCCATTATGGGTATCCACATTAGCAAGGACTGAGCTGGCTGAACAACAAGATATAAGTTCTGATGAGGAGCCTGATAGAATTTCTAAGATGGAGGGCTTCAAGACATTCAAGAAACTTGTAAACGTAATGGTTCAGCTGTTGAGAGCTAACCATAATGTGCTGGATGCAGTTGGGCTGACTTTATTGAACAATTTGCTGGTTGGGCTGAAAAGCAAGAATTTTGATGTTGTGTTGGGGCTCCTGCATTTTGTGTGTGTTAAGCTAGTCAGACATGAGGAAAGAGAGTGGAAGGAACTTACATCAATGTTGACATCCCTCCAGCAGATCTACCATCAATTGGAGTTGGAAAAAGAATCATGTAACGGTGAGGATGCAAGGCAGGTGTTACAGAGTGCAAGGGCATTGGTTGAACCTGTTTGGAAATGTTATTTATCTGATGATGGGAGGAATTCCTTTGAAGAAGAGTAG
- the LOC107797222 gene encoding mitochondrial outer membrane protein porin 2 has product MSKGPGLFSDIGKKAKDLLTKDYISDQKLSISTYTDTGVALTSTAVKKGGLSTGDVAAQYKYKNTLIDVKVDTGSNILTTLTLTDIVPSTKTIASMKFPDYSTGKLEAQYFHHHATVTTAVALKQSPAVDLSITLGTPTFALGAEAAYETATGKLTKYTAGISVRKPDSCAAIILGDKGDTIKASYIHHLDALKRSAAVGEITRRFSTNENTFTVGGSYAVDNLTILKLKLNNHGNLGALLQHEVIPKSLLTISSEFDTKALDKTPRFGVALALKP; this is encoded by the exons ATGAGCAAAGGACCTGGACTATTCTCTGATATTGGCAAAAAGGCCAAag ATCTACTGACGAAGGACTATATCTCCGATCAAAAGTTGTCTATTTCCACCTACACTGACACAGGAGTG GCCCTTACATCAACTGCAGTGAAGAAAGGAGGGCTCTCAACTGGAGATGTAGCAGCTCAGTACAAATATAAAAACACTTTGATTGATGTCAAAGTTGATACAGGATCAAAC ATCCTGACAACTCTTACTTTAACTGACATTGTCCCATCAACAAAAACCATTGCCTCTATGAAATTCCCTGACTACAGTACTGGCAAG CTAGAGGCACAGTACTTTCACCACCATGCAACCGTCACCACAGCTGTTGCTCTGAAACAATCCCCTGCAGTTGATCTTTCAATCACACTTGGGACTCCAACTTTTGCTCTTGGTGCAGAGGCGGCTTATGAGACTGCAACTGGTAAACTGACAAAGTATACTGCTGGTATTAGCGTGAGAAAACCAGATTCCTGTGCTGCTATAATCTT AGGGGACAAAGGGGACACAATTAAGGCATCATATATACATCATCTCGATGCATTGAAGAGGAGTGCTGCTGTGGGTGAAATCACTAGAAGGTTCTCTACAAATGAGAACACATTTACAGTTGGAGGATCCTATGCTGTTGATAACCTGACAATTTTGAAACTCAAACTCAATAATCATGGAAATTTGGGGGCTCTCTTGCAGCATGAGGTGATTCCAAAGTCATTATTGACCATTTCTAGTGAGTTTGACACCAAGGCCCTGGATAAGACTCCCAGGTTTGGGGTGGCCCTAGCTCTTAAGCCTTGA